The segment GGAACAGCTCCAGGAACGAGCGGATCAGTCCGTATCCCAGCATGAACACGCCGCCGAGCGTTCCCGGAGCCAGGCGGATGCCGCGCTTCCTCGTCCACGCGTACAATCCCCAGAGCACCAGCCCCAGCAGCAGCCCTTCGGCCAGCCCCTCATACAGCTGCGACGGGTGGCGCAGCGGCACCTGCGCGCGCACCTGGTCCCACAGCCCCGTGCGGTAGGCCTGCTCGATCAGCAGCTCGCGCTCGCGCATGGAGCCGGCGCCCGTCGTCCCGAGCAGCTGCGCGGCCACGGGATCGGTAGGAAAGCGCACGGCCCAGGGCACCGCGTCCGTCGTCACCCGCCCGTACAGCTCGCCGTTGATGAAGTTGGCGGTGCGCACGGTTACGATCGCGGGCGGAACGGCCAGCGCCAGCCCGTCGCCCACGCGCAGGAAAGGCAGCTTGTGCTTGCGCGAAAACCACCATCCCGCCGTCAGCGCCCCCAGCAGCCCGCCATGGAACGCCAGGCCGCCTTCCCAGATGCGGATGATGCGCGCCGGGTTGGCCGCGAAGGTGGCAAAGTCGTAGAAGAGGATGTAGCCCAGCCGCCCGCCCAGGATCACGCCCAGGATGAACATGAACAGCAGGTCGCCCACCGAGTCCGGGTCCATGGGCACGAAGCCGTCGCGGGCCATCTTGCGCATCAGCAGGTAGCCCGCGAAAAAACCCAGCATGAAAGTGATCCCGTACCACCGGATCGCCAGGCCGCCCGGGAGTTCCAGGGCGACGGGGTCGATGCGGGGGAACGGGATCTCGATCAGGCCCAGCGGGACCATCACCACGGCGGAACCCGCGGAAATCAGCGCTTGGCGGCGGCCCGGGAACGCGCCTCGGCCAGCCGCATCTCGATCACCTGCGCCTGCTGCGAACCTTCCTTGGCGTCGGCCAGGAGCCGCTCGTAGATGGCGACCGCGCCGGCGAAGTCGTTGTTCTGCTCGTGCATCAGCGCGGCCTGGGCCAGCGCCTCCACCCGCTGGTAGTCGGCGTTGGCCTTCTCGGCCGCCTGCTCGTAGGCGCGGATGGCGGCGGCGCGGTCACCCGCCTGCGCGTGCGCCGAGCCCAGCATCATCGCCGCCTGCGCGGACAGCCGCGAGCCGCTTCCCGCCAGCGGCGCGAGCGCGGTGACGGCCGCCTTGGGGTTGCCGTTGTTCAGCCGGATCTCCGCCAGCAGCATGCGGGCCTCGTCGGCCTCTACGGTGCCCGCGTGCGCCTTGATGAACGCCTCCACCTGCCCGGCGCCCGCCGCCGTGCCCACCGAGGGGTTGGCGCGCAGGGCCAGGAACTGCTCGGCGGCGCGCGCCGCCTTGCCGGCCGCGTTCACCCGGTACACCAGGTACCCACCCACCGTCACCAGCGCCACCGCCGCGATCGTAACGATCATGCGGACGTTGCGCTTGGCCCACGCGGCCGCCTCGGCGGCGCGCACGGCGAACGCGTCCTCGGAGTCGATCGTGGTCTGCGGCCGGCGGGAACGTGCGGCGGTGGACGATGCCATGCGGGGACCCTCTGACGTGTGCTGGGGAAGGGGCCCGTGGCCCCGGATCGACGTTTCGACCCAAACGAAAACAGACGCGCACGCCGGCAGGCGCGCGCGGGGAAACGCGTAAAGGTATCCCGGGGCTTGTGGTTCGTCAACCTGAGGGGCCGCGCGCGCCTGCACGGGGCGCCGCCGCCCCGGCTTCATTATTGCCAACGCCGGGGGCGGGCGCCCCGCCCCGGAAACGCGCGACAGCACTCCAATCCACCAAACGAAGCCATGGCCGACCGCTACGTCTATTTTTTTGGCGCGGGAGAAACGGAAGGCAGCAAGGAGATGAAGGACCTGCTCGGCGGCAAGGGCGCCGGGCTGGCCGAAATGGCGCGCATCGGCGTGCCCGTGCCTCCGGGGTTCACCATTACCACCGAGGTCTGCCGGCTGTACCTGCGCGGGGGGCGCTACCCCGACGGGCTCCGCGAGCAGGTGGCCGCGTCGCTCGCCCGGCTGGAGCGCGCCACGAACAAGACGTTCGGCGGGGACGAGGCGCCGCTCCTGGTTTCGGTGCGCTCCGGCGCGGCGTTCAGCATGCCGGGGATGATGGACACCATCCTGAACCTGGGCTTGAACGACCGCACCGCCGCCGCGCTGGCGGCGGCCAGCGGCGACGACCGCTTCGCCTTCGACAGCTATCGCCGTTTCGTGCAGATGTACGCCGACGTCGTCCTGGGGGTGCACGCGGAGCACTTCGAGCGGCTGATCGAAGACACGAAGCGCGCCCGCGGCATCAGCGAAGACACCGACCTTTCCGCGGACGACCTGCGCGAGCTCGTCGCGCGATTCA is part of the Longimicrobium sp. genome and harbors:
- a CDS encoding tetratricopeptide repeat protein, producing the protein MASSTAARSRRPQTTIDSEDAFAVRAAEAAAWAKRNVRMIVTIAAVALVTVGGYLVYRVNAAGKAARAAEQFLALRANPSVGTAAGAGQVEAFIKAHAGTVEADEARMLLAEIRLNNGNPKAAVTALAPLAGSGSRLSAQAAMMLGSAHAQAGDRAAAIRAYEQAAEKANADYQRVEALAQAALMHEQNNDFAGAVAIYERLLADAKEGSQQAQVIEMRLAEARSRAAAKR
- the lgt gene encoding prolipoprotein diacylglyceryl transferase, yielding MVPLGLIEIPFPRIDPVALELPGGLAIRWYGITFMLGFFAGYLLMRKMARDGFVPMDPDSVGDLLFMFILGVILGGRLGYILFYDFATFAANPARIIRIWEGGLAFHGGLLGALTAGWWFSRKHKLPFLRVGDGLALAVPPAIVTVRTANFINGELYGRVTTDAVPWAVRFPTDPVAAQLLGTTGAGSMRERELLIEQAYRTGLWDQVRAQVPLRHPSQLYEGLAEGLLLGLVLWGLYAWTRKRGIRLAPGTLGGVFMLGYGLIRSFLELFRQPDAQFTDAGDPIGTVLGPLTMGQTLSLGMIAVGIFFVVRGLRALRHGPPPADAVSR